The following are encoded in a window of Dromaius novaehollandiae isolate bDroNov1 chromosome 11, bDroNov1.hap1, whole genome shotgun sequence genomic DNA:
- the LOC112987764 gene encoding uncharacterized protein LOC112987764 isoform X2, whose product MLVCQLSELLGTGWVLLADRGARRTRRVAHGAKPKSLLWLELYCDSWLLVSLQWAAGAGGPLERKAAAVGSSVLLPVPDNVTHIHSVQWEYLNGTESRSILQHYGGSHSPAIHAPYVGRAIFHPSNGSLLLEDVQETDSGIYKVTINLGERESLKIQLEVLKPVSHPQLRSSALEAQSTVEVLCDVAEGRVDTITWKKDGQPLPPDRGFYLSSSISVLYLRKVKKSDCGSYSCNASNGISWQEASLNVTIAGLSPALQDVLRIAVVAVAFAATSGWGLIFPVCQSEKQRIRGELWRWLSVYTSGLVCISSVLASTAGILWMREEGPSIAFILPEILLAYVVVVTFLVSATVTFQPEKLIHLKSKTVQRTMGYAAPGGVVSVVMTTSFLIKNIYHRHEQGCTEFVDVTTLAVSTAAVSALPILAIFLRYHTTQGWQKEEHDSNWLDNHRFFQMSLSIIRDPVSTH is encoded by the exons ACAGAGGAGCTAGAAGAACCAGAAGAGTTGCTCATGGTGCCAAGCCTAAAAGTCTTCTGTGGCTAGAATTATACTGCGATTCCT GGCTCTTAGTGTCCTTGCAATGGGCTGCAGGAGCGGGAGGACCtctggaaagaaaagctgctgctgtggGATCCTCGGTGCTGCTTCCTGTGCCAGATAATGTCACACACATACACTCCGTGCAGTGGGAGTACCTCAACGGCACCGAGTCCCGCTCCATCCTGCAGCACTACGGGGGCTCACACAGCCCAGCTATCCATGCACCTTATGTCGGTCGAGCCATTTTCCATCCATCCAATGGATCTCTCTTGTTGGAAGACGTACAGGAAACTGACAGTGGGATCTACAAAGTGACCATCAACCTGGGAGAAAGGGAGAGCCTCAAAATCCAGCTGGAAGTCCTCA AGCCCGTGTCTCACCCTCAGCTCCGGAGCAGTGCCCTAGAGGCACAGTCCACTGTCGAGGTGCTCTGTGATGTGGCTGAGGGCAGAGTGGACACCATCACCTGGAAGAAGGatgggcagccccttcccccagACAGAGGTTTCTATCTGTCCAGCAGCATCAGTGTTTTGTACCTGAGGAAGGTGAAGAAGTCGGACTGTGGCTCCTACTCCTGCAACGCCAGCAATGGGATAAGCTGGCAGGAAGCCTCCCTGAACGTGACCATTGCAG GTCTCTCCCCGGCCTTACAAGATGTGCTGAGGATTGCAGTGGTTGCTGTTGCCTTTGCTGCCACCTCGGGATGGGGCTTAATTTTTCCCGTCTGTCaatcagaaaagcaaagaataa GGGGAGAGCTGTGGCGATGGCTTAGTGTCTACACCAGCGGGCTGGTGTGCATCTCCTCTGTCCTGGCAAGCACCGCTGGGATCCTCTGGATGCGAGAGGAAG GCCCATCTATTGCCTTCATACTGCCTGAGATCCTCCTTGCGTATGTGGTTGTGGTAACATTCCTGGTCTCTGCTACCGTAACGTTCCAGCCTGAAAAACTCATCCATCTCAAAAGCAAAACAG TACAACGCACGATGGGCTATGCTGCTCCCGGAGGGGTGGTTTCAGTGGTGATGACTACCAGCTTCCTGATAAAGAATATCTACCATCGCCACG AACAAGGTTGCACGGAGTTTGTGGATGTGACCACCCTCGCGGTTAGCACAGCTGCGGTGTCCGCCCTCCCAATCCTCGCAATCTTCCTGCGCT ATCACACAACTCAGGGATGGCAGAAAGAGGAACATGACTCCAATTGGCTGGACAACCACAG GTTCTTTCAAATGTCTCTGTCCATCATCAGGGATCCTGTTTCTACCCATTAG
- the LOC112987764 gene encoding uncharacterized protein LOC112987764 isoform X1, with translation MLVCQLSELLGTGWVLLAAENKRKGISALLSKDRGARRTRRVAHGAKPKSLLWLELYCDSWLLVSLQWAAGAGGPLERKAAAVGSSVLLPVPDNVTHIHSVQWEYLNGTESRSILQHYGGSHSPAIHAPYVGRAIFHPSNGSLLLEDVQETDSGIYKVTINLGERESLKIQLEVLKPVSHPQLRSSALEAQSTVEVLCDVAEGRVDTITWKKDGQPLPPDRGFYLSSSISVLYLRKVKKSDCGSYSCNASNGISWQEASLNVTIAGLSPALQDVLRIAVVAVAFAATSGWGLIFPVCQSEKQRIRGELWRWLSVYTSGLVCISSVLASTAGILWMREEGPSIAFILPEILLAYVVVVTFLVSATVTFQPEKLIHLKSKTVQRTMGYAAPGGVVSVVMTTSFLIKNIYHRHEQGCTEFVDVTTLAVSTAAVSALPILAIFLRYHTTQGWQKEEHDSNWLDNHRFFQMSLSIIRDPVSTH, from the exons ctgaaaacaaaaggaagggcATCTCTGCTTTGCTGTCCAAAGACAGAGGAGCTAGAAGAACCAGAAGAGTTGCTCATGGTGCCAAGCCTAAAAGTCTTCTGTGGCTAGAATTATACTGCGATTCCT GGCTCTTAGTGTCCTTGCAATGGGCTGCAGGAGCGGGAGGACCtctggaaagaaaagctgctgctgtggGATCCTCGGTGCTGCTTCCTGTGCCAGATAATGTCACACACATACACTCCGTGCAGTGGGAGTACCTCAACGGCACCGAGTCCCGCTCCATCCTGCAGCACTACGGGGGCTCACACAGCCCAGCTATCCATGCACCTTATGTCGGTCGAGCCATTTTCCATCCATCCAATGGATCTCTCTTGTTGGAAGACGTACAGGAAACTGACAGTGGGATCTACAAAGTGACCATCAACCTGGGAGAAAGGGAGAGCCTCAAAATCCAGCTGGAAGTCCTCA AGCCCGTGTCTCACCCTCAGCTCCGGAGCAGTGCCCTAGAGGCACAGTCCACTGTCGAGGTGCTCTGTGATGTGGCTGAGGGCAGAGTGGACACCATCACCTGGAAGAAGGatgggcagccccttcccccagACAGAGGTTTCTATCTGTCCAGCAGCATCAGTGTTTTGTACCTGAGGAAGGTGAAGAAGTCGGACTGTGGCTCCTACTCCTGCAACGCCAGCAATGGGATAAGCTGGCAGGAAGCCTCCCTGAACGTGACCATTGCAG GTCTCTCCCCGGCCTTACAAGATGTGCTGAGGATTGCAGTGGTTGCTGTTGCCTTTGCTGCCACCTCGGGATGGGGCTTAATTTTTCCCGTCTGTCaatcagaaaagcaaagaataa GGGGAGAGCTGTGGCGATGGCTTAGTGTCTACACCAGCGGGCTGGTGTGCATCTCCTCTGTCCTGGCAAGCACCGCTGGGATCCTCTGGATGCGAGAGGAAG GCCCATCTATTGCCTTCATACTGCCTGAGATCCTCCTTGCGTATGTGGTTGTGGTAACATTCCTGGTCTCTGCTACCGTAACGTTCCAGCCTGAAAAACTCATCCATCTCAAAAGCAAAACAG TACAACGCACGATGGGCTATGCTGCTCCCGGAGGGGTGGTTTCAGTGGTGATGACTACCAGCTTCCTGATAAAGAATATCTACCATCGCCACG AACAAGGTTGCACGGAGTTTGTGGATGTGACCACCCTCGCGGTTAGCACAGCTGCGGTGTCCGCCCTCCCAATCCTCGCAATCTTCCTGCGCT ATCACACAACTCAGGGATGGCAGAAAGAGGAACATGACTCCAATTGGCTGGACAACCACAG GTTCTTTCAAATGTCTCTGTCCATCATCAGGGATCCTGTTTCTACCCATTAG
- the LOC112987764 gene encoding vascular endothelial growth factor receptor 2-like isoform X7, translating into MARSNGLLVSLQWAAGAGGPLERKAAAVGSSVLLPVPDNVTHIHSVQWEYLNGTESRSILQHYGGSHSPAIHAPYVGRAIFHPSNGSLLLEDVQETDSGIYKVTINLGERESLKIQLEVLKPVSHPQLRSSALEAQSTVEVLCDVAEGRVDTITWKKDGQPLPPDRGFYLSSSISVLYLRKVKKSDCGSYSCNASNGISWQEASLNVTIAGLSPALQDVLRIAVVAVAFAATSGWGLIFPVCQSEKQRIRGELWRWLSVYTSGLVCISSVLASTAGILWMREEGPSIAFILPEILLAYVVVVTFLVSATVTFQPEKLIHLKSKTVQRTMGYAAPGGVVSVVMTTSFLIKNIYHRHEQGCTEFVDVTTLAVSTAAVSALPILAIFLRYHTTQGWQKEEHDSNWLDNHRFFQMSLSIIRDPVSTH; encoded by the exons ATGGCACGCAGCAATG GGCTCTTAGTGTCCTTGCAATGGGCTGCAGGAGCGGGAGGACCtctggaaagaaaagctgctgctgtggGATCCTCGGTGCTGCTTCCTGTGCCAGATAATGTCACACACATACACTCCGTGCAGTGGGAGTACCTCAACGGCACCGAGTCCCGCTCCATCCTGCAGCACTACGGGGGCTCACACAGCCCAGCTATCCATGCACCTTATGTCGGTCGAGCCATTTTCCATCCATCCAATGGATCTCTCTTGTTGGAAGACGTACAGGAAACTGACAGTGGGATCTACAAAGTGACCATCAACCTGGGAGAAAGGGAGAGCCTCAAAATCCAGCTGGAAGTCCTCA AGCCCGTGTCTCACCCTCAGCTCCGGAGCAGTGCCCTAGAGGCACAGTCCACTGTCGAGGTGCTCTGTGATGTGGCTGAGGGCAGAGTGGACACCATCACCTGGAAGAAGGatgggcagccccttcccccagACAGAGGTTTCTATCTGTCCAGCAGCATCAGTGTTTTGTACCTGAGGAAGGTGAAGAAGTCGGACTGTGGCTCCTACTCCTGCAACGCCAGCAATGGGATAAGCTGGCAGGAAGCCTCCCTGAACGTGACCATTGCAG GTCTCTCCCCGGCCTTACAAGATGTGCTGAGGATTGCAGTGGTTGCTGTTGCCTTTGCTGCCACCTCGGGATGGGGCTTAATTTTTCCCGTCTGTCaatcagaaaagcaaagaataa GGGGAGAGCTGTGGCGATGGCTTAGTGTCTACACCAGCGGGCTGGTGTGCATCTCCTCTGTCCTGGCAAGCACCGCTGGGATCCTCTGGATGCGAGAGGAAG GCCCATCTATTGCCTTCATACTGCCTGAGATCCTCCTTGCGTATGTGGTTGTGGTAACATTCCTGGTCTCTGCTACCGTAACGTTCCAGCCTGAAAAACTCATCCATCTCAAAAGCAAAACAG TACAACGCACGATGGGCTATGCTGCTCCCGGAGGGGTGGTTTCAGTGGTGATGACTACCAGCTTCCTGATAAAGAATATCTACCATCGCCACG AACAAGGTTGCACGGAGTTTGTGGATGTGACCACCCTCGCGGTTAGCACAGCTGCGGTGTCCGCCCTCCCAATCCTCGCAATCTTCCTGCGCT ATCACACAACTCAGGGATGGCAGAAAGAGGAACATGACTCCAATTGGCTGGACAACCACAG GTTCTTTCAAATGTCTCTGTCCATCATCAGGGATCCTGTTTCTACCCATTAG
- the LOC112987764 gene encoding vascular endothelial growth factor receptor 2-like isoform X5, translating to MLVCQLSELLGTGWVLLAGLLVSLQWAAGAGGPLERKAAAVGSSVLLPVPDNVTHIHSVQWEYLNGTESRSILQHYGGSHSPAIHAPYVGRAIFHPSNGSLLLEDVQETDSGIYKVTINLGERESLKIQLEVLKPVSHPQLRSSALEAQSTVEVLCDVAEGRVDTITWKKDGQPLPPDRGFYLSSSISVLYLRKVKKSDCGSYSCNASNGISWQEASLNVTIAGLSPALQDVLRIAVVAVAFAATSGWGLIFPVCQSEKQRIRGELWRWLSVYTSGLVCISSVLASTAGILWMREEGPSIAFILPEILLAYVVVVTFLVSATVTFQPEKLIHLKSKTVQRTMGYAAPGGVVSVVMTTSFLIKNIYHRHEQGCTEFVDVTTLAVSTAAVSALPILAIFLRYHTTQGWQKEEHDSNWLDNHRFFQMSLSIIRDPVSTH from the exons GGCTCTTAGTGTCCTTGCAATGGGCTGCAGGAGCGGGAGGACCtctggaaagaaaagctgctgctgtggGATCCTCGGTGCTGCTTCCTGTGCCAGATAATGTCACACACATACACTCCGTGCAGTGGGAGTACCTCAACGGCACCGAGTCCCGCTCCATCCTGCAGCACTACGGGGGCTCACACAGCCCAGCTATCCATGCACCTTATGTCGGTCGAGCCATTTTCCATCCATCCAATGGATCTCTCTTGTTGGAAGACGTACAGGAAACTGACAGTGGGATCTACAAAGTGACCATCAACCTGGGAGAAAGGGAGAGCCTCAAAATCCAGCTGGAAGTCCTCA AGCCCGTGTCTCACCCTCAGCTCCGGAGCAGTGCCCTAGAGGCACAGTCCACTGTCGAGGTGCTCTGTGATGTGGCTGAGGGCAGAGTGGACACCATCACCTGGAAGAAGGatgggcagccccttcccccagACAGAGGTTTCTATCTGTCCAGCAGCATCAGTGTTTTGTACCTGAGGAAGGTGAAGAAGTCGGACTGTGGCTCCTACTCCTGCAACGCCAGCAATGGGATAAGCTGGCAGGAAGCCTCCCTGAACGTGACCATTGCAG GTCTCTCCCCGGCCTTACAAGATGTGCTGAGGATTGCAGTGGTTGCTGTTGCCTTTGCTGCCACCTCGGGATGGGGCTTAATTTTTCCCGTCTGTCaatcagaaaagcaaagaataa GGGGAGAGCTGTGGCGATGGCTTAGTGTCTACACCAGCGGGCTGGTGTGCATCTCCTCTGTCCTGGCAAGCACCGCTGGGATCCTCTGGATGCGAGAGGAAG GCCCATCTATTGCCTTCATACTGCCTGAGATCCTCCTTGCGTATGTGGTTGTGGTAACATTCCTGGTCTCTGCTACCGTAACGTTCCAGCCTGAAAAACTCATCCATCTCAAAAGCAAAACAG TACAACGCACGATGGGCTATGCTGCTCCCGGAGGGGTGGTTTCAGTGGTGATGACTACCAGCTTCCTGATAAAGAATATCTACCATCGCCACG AACAAGGTTGCACGGAGTTTGTGGATGTGACCACCCTCGCGGTTAGCACAGCTGCGGTGTCCGCCCTCCCAATCCTCGCAATCTTCCTGCGCT ATCACACAACTCAGGGATGGCAGAAAGAGGAACATGACTCCAATTGGCTGGACAACCACAG GTTCTTTCAAATGTCTCTGTCCATCATCAGGGATCCTGTTTCTACCCATTAG
- the LOC112987764 gene encoding vascular endothelial growth factor receptor 2-like isoform X4 yields the protein MLVCQLSELLGTGWVLLAAENKRKGISALLSKDRGARRTRRVAHGAKPKSLLWLELYCDSWLLVSLQWAAGAGGPLERKAAAVGSSVLLPVPDNVTHIHSVQWEYLNGTESRSILQHYGGSHSPAIHAPYVGRAIFHPSNGSLLLEDVQETDSGIYKVTINLGERESLKIQLEVLKPVSHPQLRSSALEAQSTVEVLCDVAEGRVDTITWKKDGQPLPPDRGFYLSSSISVLYLRKVKKSDCGSYSCNASNGISWQEASLNVTIAGLSPALQDVLRIAVVAVAFAATSGWGLIFPVCQSEKQRIRGELWRWLSVYTSGLVCISSVLASTAGILWMREEGPSIAFILPEILLAYVVVVTFLVSATVTFQPEKLIHLKSKTEQGCTEFVDVTTLAVSTAAVSALPILAIFLRYHTTQGWQKEEHDSNWLDNHRFFQMSLSIIRDPVSTH from the exons ctgaaaacaaaaggaagggcATCTCTGCTTTGCTGTCCAAAGACAGAGGAGCTAGAAGAACCAGAAGAGTTGCTCATGGTGCCAAGCCTAAAAGTCTTCTGTGGCTAGAATTATACTGCGATTCCT GGCTCTTAGTGTCCTTGCAATGGGCTGCAGGAGCGGGAGGACCtctggaaagaaaagctgctgctgtggGATCCTCGGTGCTGCTTCCTGTGCCAGATAATGTCACACACATACACTCCGTGCAGTGGGAGTACCTCAACGGCACCGAGTCCCGCTCCATCCTGCAGCACTACGGGGGCTCACACAGCCCAGCTATCCATGCACCTTATGTCGGTCGAGCCATTTTCCATCCATCCAATGGATCTCTCTTGTTGGAAGACGTACAGGAAACTGACAGTGGGATCTACAAAGTGACCATCAACCTGGGAGAAAGGGAGAGCCTCAAAATCCAGCTGGAAGTCCTCA AGCCCGTGTCTCACCCTCAGCTCCGGAGCAGTGCCCTAGAGGCACAGTCCACTGTCGAGGTGCTCTGTGATGTGGCTGAGGGCAGAGTGGACACCATCACCTGGAAGAAGGatgggcagccccttcccccagACAGAGGTTTCTATCTGTCCAGCAGCATCAGTGTTTTGTACCTGAGGAAGGTGAAGAAGTCGGACTGTGGCTCCTACTCCTGCAACGCCAGCAATGGGATAAGCTGGCAGGAAGCCTCCCTGAACGTGACCATTGCAG GTCTCTCCCCGGCCTTACAAGATGTGCTGAGGATTGCAGTGGTTGCTGTTGCCTTTGCTGCCACCTCGGGATGGGGCTTAATTTTTCCCGTCTGTCaatcagaaaagcaaagaataa GGGGAGAGCTGTGGCGATGGCTTAGTGTCTACACCAGCGGGCTGGTGTGCATCTCCTCTGTCCTGGCAAGCACCGCTGGGATCCTCTGGATGCGAGAGGAAG GCCCATCTATTGCCTTCATACTGCCTGAGATCCTCCTTGCGTATGTGGTTGTGGTAACATTCCTGGTCTCTGCTACCGTAACGTTCCAGCCTGAAAAACTCATCCATCTCAAAAGCAAAACAG AACAAGGTTGCACGGAGTTTGTGGATGTGACCACCCTCGCGGTTAGCACAGCTGCGGTGTCCGCCCTCCCAATCCTCGCAATCTTCCTGCGCT ATCACACAACTCAGGGATGGCAGAAAGAGGAACATGACTCCAATTGGCTGGACAACCACAG GTTCTTTCAAATGTCTCTGTCCATCATCAGGGATCCTGTTTCTACCCATTAG
- the LOC112987764 gene encoding uncharacterized protein LOC112987764 isoform X3, translating into MLVCQLSELLGTGWVLLAAENKRKGISALLSKDRGARRTRRVAHGAKPKSLLWLELYCDSWLLVSLQWAAGAGGPLERKAAAVGSSVLLPVPDNVTHIHSVQWEYLNGTESRSILQHYGGSHSPAIHAPYVGRAIFHPSNGSLLLEDVQETDSGIYKVTINLGERESLKIQLEVLKPVSHPQLRSSALEAQSTVEVLCDVAEGRVDTITWKKDGQPLPPDRGFYLSSSISVLYLRKVKKSDCGSYSCNASNGISWQEASLNVTIAGLSPALQDVLRIAVVAVAFAATSGWGLIFPVCQSEKQRIRGELWRWLSVYTSGLVCISSVLASTAGILWMREEGPSIAFILPEILLAYVVVVTFLVSATVTFQPEKLIHLKSKTVQRTMGYAAPGGVVSVVMTTSFLIKNIYHRHEQGCTEFVDVTTLAVSTAAVSALPILAIFLRYLLSCRSHNSGMAERGT; encoded by the exons ctgaaaacaaaaggaagggcATCTCTGCTTTGCTGTCCAAAGACAGAGGAGCTAGAAGAACCAGAAGAGTTGCTCATGGTGCCAAGCCTAAAAGTCTTCTGTGGCTAGAATTATACTGCGATTCCT GGCTCTTAGTGTCCTTGCAATGGGCTGCAGGAGCGGGAGGACCtctggaaagaaaagctgctgctgtggGATCCTCGGTGCTGCTTCCTGTGCCAGATAATGTCACACACATACACTCCGTGCAGTGGGAGTACCTCAACGGCACCGAGTCCCGCTCCATCCTGCAGCACTACGGGGGCTCACACAGCCCAGCTATCCATGCACCTTATGTCGGTCGAGCCATTTTCCATCCATCCAATGGATCTCTCTTGTTGGAAGACGTACAGGAAACTGACAGTGGGATCTACAAAGTGACCATCAACCTGGGAGAAAGGGAGAGCCTCAAAATCCAGCTGGAAGTCCTCA AGCCCGTGTCTCACCCTCAGCTCCGGAGCAGTGCCCTAGAGGCACAGTCCACTGTCGAGGTGCTCTGTGATGTGGCTGAGGGCAGAGTGGACACCATCACCTGGAAGAAGGatgggcagccccttcccccagACAGAGGTTTCTATCTGTCCAGCAGCATCAGTGTTTTGTACCTGAGGAAGGTGAAGAAGTCGGACTGTGGCTCCTACTCCTGCAACGCCAGCAATGGGATAAGCTGGCAGGAAGCCTCCCTGAACGTGACCATTGCAG GTCTCTCCCCGGCCTTACAAGATGTGCTGAGGATTGCAGTGGTTGCTGTTGCCTTTGCTGCCACCTCGGGATGGGGCTTAATTTTTCCCGTCTGTCaatcagaaaagcaaagaataa GGGGAGAGCTGTGGCGATGGCTTAGTGTCTACACCAGCGGGCTGGTGTGCATCTCCTCTGTCCTGGCAAGCACCGCTGGGATCCTCTGGATGCGAGAGGAAG GCCCATCTATTGCCTTCATACTGCCTGAGATCCTCCTTGCGTATGTGGTTGTGGTAACATTCCTGGTCTCTGCTACCGTAACGTTCCAGCCTGAAAAACTCATCCATCTCAAAAGCAAAACAG TACAACGCACGATGGGCTATGCTGCTCCCGGAGGGGTGGTTTCAGTGGTGATGACTACCAGCTTCCTGATAAAGAATATCTACCATCGCCACG AACAAGGTTGCACGGAGTTTGTGGATGTGACCACCCTCGCGGTTAGCACAGCTGCGGTGTCCGCCCTCCCAATCCTCGCAATCTTCCTGCGCT ACTTGTTGTCTTGCAGATCACACAACTCAGGGATGGCAGAAAGAGGAACATGA
- the LOC112987764 gene encoding vascular endothelial growth factor receptor 2-like isoform X6 — MLVCQLSELLGTGWVLLAAENKRKGISALLSKDRGARRTRRVAHGAKPKSLLWLELYCDSWLLVSLQWAAGAGGPLERKAAAVGSSVLLPVPDNVTHIHSVQWEYLNGTESRSILQHYGGSHSPAIHAPYVGRAIFHPSNGSLLLEDVQETDSGIYKVTINLGERESLKIQLEVLKPVSHPQLRSSALEAQSTVEVLCDVAEGRVDTITWKKDGQPLPPDRGFYLSSSISVLYLRKVKKSDCGSYSCNASNGISWQEASLNVTIAGLSPALQDVLRIAVVAVAFAATSGWGLIFPVCQSEKQRIRGELWRWLSVYTSGLVCISSVLASTAGILWMREEGPSIAFILPEILLAYVVVVTFLVSATVTFQPEKLIHLKSKTEQGCTEFVDVTTLAVSTAAVSALPILAIFLRYLLSCRSHNSGMAERGT; from the exons ctgaaaacaaaaggaagggcATCTCTGCTTTGCTGTCCAAAGACAGAGGAGCTAGAAGAACCAGAAGAGTTGCTCATGGTGCCAAGCCTAAAAGTCTTCTGTGGCTAGAATTATACTGCGATTCCT GGCTCTTAGTGTCCTTGCAATGGGCTGCAGGAGCGGGAGGACCtctggaaagaaaagctgctgctgtggGATCCTCGGTGCTGCTTCCTGTGCCAGATAATGTCACACACATACACTCCGTGCAGTGGGAGTACCTCAACGGCACCGAGTCCCGCTCCATCCTGCAGCACTACGGGGGCTCACACAGCCCAGCTATCCATGCACCTTATGTCGGTCGAGCCATTTTCCATCCATCCAATGGATCTCTCTTGTTGGAAGACGTACAGGAAACTGACAGTGGGATCTACAAAGTGACCATCAACCTGGGAGAAAGGGAGAGCCTCAAAATCCAGCTGGAAGTCCTCA AGCCCGTGTCTCACCCTCAGCTCCGGAGCAGTGCCCTAGAGGCACAGTCCACTGTCGAGGTGCTCTGTGATGTGGCTGAGGGCAGAGTGGACACCATCACCTGGAAGAAGGatgggcagccccttcccccagACAGAGGTTTCTATCTGTCCAGCAGCATCAGTGTTTTGTACCTGAGGAAGGTGAAGAAGTCGGACTGTGGCTCCTACTCCTGCAACGCCAGCAATGGGATAAGCTGGCAGGAAGCCTCCCTGAACGTGACCATTGCAG GTCTCTCCCCGGCCTTACAAGATGTGCTGAGGATTGCAGTGGTTGCTGTTGCCTTTGCTGCCACCTCGGGATGGGGCTTAATTTTTCCCGTCTGTCaatcagaaaagcaaagaataa GGGGAGAGCTGTGGCGATGGCTTAGTGTCTACACCAGCGGGCTGGTGTGCATCTCCTCTGTCCTGGCAAGCACCGCTGGGATCCTCTGGATGCGAGAGGAAG GCCCATCTATTGCCTTCATACTGCCTGAGATCCTCCTTGCGTATGTGGTTGTGGTAACATTCCTGGTCTCTGCTACCGTAACGTTCCAGCCTGAAAAACTCATCCATCTCAAAAGCAAAACAG AACAAGGTTGCACGGAGTTTGTGGATGTGACCACCCTCGCGGTTAGCACAGCTGCGGTGTCCGCCCTCCCAATCCTCGCAATCTTCCTGCGCT ACTTGTTGTCTTGCAGATCACACAACTCAGGGATGGCAGAAAGAGGAACATGA